A genomic segment from Treponema sp. Marseille-Q3903 encodes:
- a CDS encoding translocation/assembly module TamB domain-containing protein, whose amino-acid sequence MGSLYKKGHVLSYIVIFLTFVSLLISVPIKKAFVSAIDKKINKFRESFYEKTGILFSYESVSPSILSNFYIKKIKIVDSSKSELLSVDKTRVNFKLFKLIKGDFQDGISSVVVDGIDADLSKVINFIKKIEKNSSSGSFEMKKIRQKVPENIKLKNIKLSYSEQLYDCVLSVKNISVNNKIASRITKVDVESSVQLTLKNYKKTILGKLDLNGDIMEELDNSQVNVKLRNFSDGEYKIPKLNLHASYSDRSVEIHSIQAVNPISVGISYNFDTTDANVQLRTEKLNPVSMISVFSKQKEIAKFKDVRLDTNTILTSNLTDKTVNFRSNTGIFLPPAVFPDGANVSFSAYGDEKSFELEKLSVKGKRCNASAKLSLIYKALQLSGLIEISDFVLDNGKSISTEIYFDPKDSGFIAFSPQLFIGSRALTAIQLSVVPQSDSYDFALEAYDYSKSKESGGSEPGVVKIDGSYLLSSNYFQTSASLNSIYLDSVADIAAQFFNENLSSKIESFRSTLSPYMLSGDMYLMTNLKTYSYNVPYVLLANTQKDNQVFMFSINGSDQSVQLNQLSVVYGKYALNASASLDFNPETHDAFFLADLNAGSIPYHFSGTFMPEVVTITGDYGTDVEVRLAQKKDKDVINGHVSFENLPLKILENSLVLSTRSNFSYDNENGPQIQLQQFQVEGTGSNVSVNPKAVLTGNITKYGAQLNSISYTDLYSTLEGNADFIINFNQDVFDSVGVVLKLNNPIKEESIAVDGSLSNPDGVGLNAETLMKNIYMNFQVLLKNFSLNRFANQQNDNNLLTASLYASGTVEHPYAALSVDNASVIIASDKLTGNGNIVLEDRDISIDDVDIDFGNLKLDNIKANCSISEMTLEASCDASYNVYQDKIISAPVKLSANNAVKSEGKLLPDSISINLSAKEVGGNFIRKKFPISVSAIYNDKIFDINSSENIGLSGQYTADGILQLNLDNRDFMTAKLDGFVTSETCNLELYDVNCDVQKVFAYTDFAKYFEIDRGILTGNIVVTGTIDNPELNGAAKISNPLLRLPMFTKQKLTANDIFATMENGELSIPDATLSIKSNQRLHTDWTIVMNKWSLDHIEGNIKTPEKDKFPIFYDNDGLTFEGDVSADLNIYYEDPVFKIAGRVVGEDVELTKQLINFNNTLASSSKTDVSELNYESSSAPSVLISCNLQVFLGTHASVRFDPLLRCVFVPNTQLRVVIDEENSTYAIDGALNLKSGDISYLNRSFYIKSGAIKFNKDDVTNPLVTLNAETRERDDKSQNVKIILSVENQYLLDLKPSFSSEPPKSEREIQSMLGQIVIADSANATNFLFAASDYAIQSTVMREFENGLRNMLNFDIFSIRTNILQNTYNMSVSGKFSEDDFKISNFLDNTTVYMGKYLGSSLYVDAMIHFSFEDSNFSKILFQPEFGMELESPNLFMPNVRVNVAPDLNALLKNQFVPSTTVSLSWKYTY is encoded by the coding sequence ATGGGCTCTTTATACAAAAAAGGACATGTCCTAAGCTACATTGTAATTTTTCTTACGTTCGTTTCTCTGCTGATTTCGGTGCCGATAAAAAAAGCATTCGTTTCAGCTATCGATAAAAAAATCAACAAATTTAGAGAGTCATTTTATGAAAAAACCGGAATTCTTTTTTCTTACGAATCTGTTTCCCCATCAATTCTTTCAAACTTTTATATCAAAAAAATAAAGATAGTTGACAGTTCAAAAAGTGAATTACTTTCTGTAGACAAAACTCGTGTAAATTTCAAATTGTTCAAACTCATAAAAGGAGATTTTCAAGACGGGATTTCTAGTGTCGTCGTTGATGGTATAGATGCCGACTTAAGCAAAGTCATAAACTTTATTAAAAAAATTGAAAAAAACAGTTCATCAGGTTCTTTTGAAATGAAAAAAATCAGACAAAAAGTGCCGGAAAACATTAAACTCAAGAATATAAAACTTTCATATTCCGAACAGCTTTACGACTGTGTTCTATCTGTAAAAAATATATCTGTAAATAACAAAATTGCTTCTCGAATCACAAAAGTTGATGTTGAATCATCAGTGCAGCTCACCTTAAAAAATTATAAAAAAACAATTTTGGGAAAGCTCGATTTAAACGGAGATATAATGGAGGAGTTGGATAATTCTCAAGTCAATGTAAAACTCCGAAATTTTAGCGACGGCGAATATAAAATTCCAAAGCTCAATCTCCATGCGTCTTATTCCGACCGTTCAGTAGAGATACATTCAATTCAGGCTGTAAATCCTATTTCTGTAGGTATTTCGTATAATTTTGACACTACAGATGCAAATGTTCAGCTCAGGACTGAAAAGCTGAATCCGGTCTCTATGATTTCTGTCTTTTCAAAACAAAAAGAAATCGCAAAGTTCAAAGATGTCCGTCTAGATACGAACACGATTTTAACGAGTAACTTGACAGACAAGACTGTGAATTTTCGTTCTAATACAGGCATTTTTCTTCCTCCTGCTGTTTTTCCTGATGGAGCAAACGTTTCGTTCTCTGCTTATGGAGATGAAAAATCATTTGAACTCGAAAAACTTTCTGTGAAGGGCAAGCGGTGCAACGCTTCTGCAAAGCTTTCATTGATATATAAAGCTCTTCAGCTTTCTGGTTTGATTGAAATTTCTGATTTTGTCCTAGATAACGGAAAATCCATTTCTACAGAGATATATTTTGACCCTAAAGACTCCGGGTTTATAGCATTTTCGCCACAGCTTTTTATCGGTTCGAGAGCGCTTACTGCAATTCAATTGTCTGTAGTTCCGCAATCAGATTCGTACGATTTTGCCCTTGAAGCGTATGATTATTCAAAGTCAAAAGAGAGCGGCGGCTCTGAACCGGGAGTTGTGAAGATTGACGGCAGTTACTTGCTTAGCTCAAATTATTTTCAGACAAGCGCTTCTCTGAACAGTATTTATTTAGACAGCGTCGCAGACATCGCCGCACAGTTTTTTAATGAAAACTTGAGTTCGAAAATTGAAAGTTTCCGTTCAACGCTCTCTCCATATATGCTGTCAGGCGACATGTATCTCATGACAAATTTGAAGACGTATTCTTACAACGTCCCGTACGTGCTTCTCGCAAACACTCAAAAAGACAATCAAGTATTTATGTTTTCTATAAATGGAAGTGACCAGAGCGTTCAGCTAAATCAGCTTTCCGTAGTCTATGGGAAATACGCATTAAACGCATCTGCTTCCCTTGATTTTAATCCGGAAACTCATGACGCATTCTTTTTGGCAGATTTAAATGCAGGTTCAATTCCATATCATTTTTCAGGGACTTTTATGCCTGAAGTTGTCACGATAACAGGCGACTATGGCACAGATGTGGAAGTTCGTCTGGCACAAAAAAAAGATAAGGATGTGATAAACGGTCACGTCTCATTCGAAAATCTGCCTTTAAAAATCCTGGAAAATTCTTTGGTGCTTTCAACGCGCTCAAACTTCAGCTATGACAATGAAAACGGTCCTCAGATTCAGCTTCAGCAGTTTCAAGTTGAAGGGACTGGAAGCAATGTTTCTGTAAATCCTAAAGCAGTTTTGACCGGTAACATAACAAAGTACGGCGCTCAGTTAAATTCAATTTCGTATACTGATTTGTATTCCACACTCGAAGGCAATGCAGATTTTATAATCAATTTCAATCAGGATGTTTTTGATTCTGTCGGCGTTGTGCTAAAACTCAATAATCCAATAAAAGAAGAAAGCATAGCTGTTGACGGAAGTTTGTCTAATCCAGATGGGGTAGGCTTAAATGCCGAAACTCTGATGAAAAATATCTATATGAACTTTCAGGTTCTGTTGAAGAATTTCAGTTTGAACAGATTTGCAAATCAACAGAACGACAATAATTTGCTGACTGCCTCTTTGTATGCGTCGGGAACAGTTGAACATCCGTATGCTGCCCTCTCTGTCGATAACGCATCTGTGATCATCGCATCAGATAAATTGACAGGAAACGGAAATATTGTCCTTGAAGATCGAGATATTTCAATCGATGATGTTGATATTGATTTTGGCAACCTCAAGCTTGACAATATTAAAGCAAATTGTTCTATATCGGAAATGACGCTAGAGGCCTCTTGTGATGCAAGTTACAATGTCTATCAAGATAAGATAATTTCGGCTCCTGTAAAACTTTCAGCAAACAACGCTGTAAAATCTGAAGGGAAGCTTTTGCCTGATTCAATTTCTATAAATCTTTCGGCAAAAGAAGTCGGCGGAAACTTCATCCGTAAAAAATTCCCGATTTCCGTTTCGGCAATCTATAATGACAAGATATTCGACATCAATTCGTCGGAGAACATAGGGCTTTCGGGGCAGTATACGGCAGATGGTATTTTGCAATTAAACCTCGACAATCGCGATTTTATGACTGCAAAGCTTGACGGTTTTGTCACATCCGAGACATGCAATCTTGAACTCTACGATGTAAACTGCGATGTTCAAAAAGTATTTGCTTATACAGATTTTGCAAAATATTTTGAAATAGACAGAGGTATTCTTACAGGAAATATCGTCGTGACCGGCACAATCGATAACCCAGAATTAAATGGAGCTGCAAAGATTTCAAACCCGCTGTTGAGGCTTCCGATGTTTACAAAACAAAAACTAACAGCTAACGATATCTTTGCCACAATGGAAAATGGAGAACTTTCAATTCCAGATGCGACACTTTCAATAAAATCTAACCAGCGGCTTCACACCGATTGGACAATTGTGATGAATAAATGGTCGCTCGACCACATCGAAGGAAATATCAAAACTCCCGAAAAAGACAAATTTCCGATTTTCTATGACAATGACGGCTTGACTTTTGAAGGAGATGTCTCCGCAGATTTAAACATTTACTATGAAGACCCTGTTTTTAAAATTGCAGGTAGAGTTGTGGGCGAAGATGTTGAGCTTACAAAACAACTTATCAATTTCAACAATACACTTGCTTCCAGCTCAAAAACTGATGTGTCAGAATTGAATTACGAGAGTTCTTCCGCTCCTTCTGTTTTAATTTCATGCAATTTGCAAGTTTTTCTTGGAACTCATGCTTCTGTTCGTTTTGATCCGCTTTTACGCTGTGTCTTTGTGCCAAATACGCAGCTCAGGGTTGTCATAGATGAAGAAAATTCAACGTATGCGATCGATGGAGCTTTGAATCTAAAATCAGGTGATATTTCATATTTGAATAGAAGTTTCTACATAAAGTCAGGTGCAATCAAGTTCAACAAAGATGATGTTACAAATCCTCTTGTAACTCTAAATGCCGAAACTCGTGAGCGTGACGATAAGAGCCAGAACGTAAAAATTATCTTGAGCGTTGAAAATCAATATTTGCTTGACCTTAAGCCGTCTTTTTCATCTGAGCCACCAAAATCTGAGAGAGAAATTCAAAGCATGCTCGGTCAAATTGTGATCGCAGACTCAGCAAATGCGACAAATTTTCTTTTTGCTGCTTCCGATTATGCTATTCAATCTACAGTTATGCGTGAATTTGAAAACGGATTGCGAAACATGCTTAATTTTGATATATTCTCAATACGAACTAACATTCTTCAAAATACTTACAACATGAGTGTTTCCGGAAAATTTTCTGAAGATGACTTCAAAATAAGTAACTTTTTGGATAACACGACTGTTTATATGGGTAAATACCTGGGAAGTTCTTTGTATGTCGATGCGATGATCCATTTTTCATTCGAAGACAGCAACTTTTCTAAGATATTGTTCCAGCCTGAATTTGGTATGGAATTGGAGTCGCCTAATTTGTTTATGCCGAATGTCCGCGTAAATGTGGCTCCTGATTTGAATGCTTTGTTAAAAAATCAATTCGTTCCTTCCACGACAGTTTCTCTTTCATGGAAATACACTTATTGA
- a CDS encoding ribonuclease HII: MSNQDSKIITVGFDEAGRGPLAGPVIAGAVILPGDFPIEILNDSKKLSEKKRETAEMIIKEKACWGIGLVDHATIDRINILQASMLAMKIAFENMMEKFPQWCKKNNIDCEELELNGITDGTKCPDVPIICRCEPKADGKYQPVMAASILAKVCRDRIMLEMDKKYPEYGYAKHKGYPTSDHKAACRKIGPSPIQRLSFKY; this comes from the coding sequence ATGAGCAATCAGGATTCTAAAATCATTACAGTAGGTTTTGATGAAGCCGGCCGAGGGCCTTTGGCAGGTCCTGTGATTGCTGGAGCTGTGATTTTACCGGGAGACTTTCCGATTGAAATATTAAATGATTCAAAAAAACTTTCCGAAAAAAAGCGCGAAACAGCAGAAATGATTATCAAAGAAAAAGCGTGCTGGGGAATAGGGCTTGTAGACCACGCAACAATTGACAGAATCAATATTTTGCAGGCAAGCATGCTCGCAATGAAGATTGCGTTTGAAAACATGATGGAAAAGTTTCCGCAATGGTGCAAAAAAAATAATATAGATTGCGAAGAATTGGAATTAAACGGAATTACAGATGGGACAAAGTGCCCTGATGTACCGATAATTTGCAGATGTGAACCGAAAGCCGATGGAAAATATCAGCCTGTGATGGCTGCAAGTATACTCGCAAAAGTCTGCCGTGACCGCATAATGTTAGAGATGGATAAAAAATATCCTGAATACGGTTACGCAAAACACAAAGGATACCCTACTTCCGACCACAAAGCCGCTTGTAGAAAAATTGGTCCATCACCGATTCAAAGGCTTTCATTTAAAT
- the tmk gene encoding dTMP kinase codes for MILKNFIVFEGIDGAGTSTQIKKLTAIDPINFVATSEPTAGATGKFLRQMLSGDFKVDEKTSAYLFAADRCEHIFGRGGVKELIDSGKIVISDRYFFSSLAYQSISCGEELPRLLNSPFPLPEILFYFEIDPEISLARVNARNEKKEIYEKLELQKKIAAQYEIVIKEYEKKSQETGIKIVRIDATDSIENISNTIKKYFR; via the coding sequence ATGATACTTAAAAATTTTATTGTCTTTGAAGGAATAGACGGCGCTGGAACTTCAACCCAGATAAAGAAATTGACAGCCATAGATCCTATTAATTTTGTCGCTACTTCGGAACCGACTGCAGGTGCGACTGGCAAGTTTTTACGTCAAATGCTTTCGGGAGATTTTAAAGTTGATGAAAAGACAAGCGCATACCTTTTTGCGGCGGATAGATGTGAACACATATTTGGAAGAGGAGGAGTAAAAGAGCTTATAGATTCTGGAAAAATCGTCATAAGCGACAGATATTTTTTTTCAAGCCTTGCATATCAGTCTATCTCCTGCGGAGAAGAATTGCCGCGTCTTTTAAACTCTCCTTTCCCACTTCCTGAAATTTTATTTTATTTTGAAATAGACCCTGAAATTTCGCTTGCAAGGGTAAATGCTCGAAATGAAAAAAAAGAGATTTACGAAAAGCTCGAGCTACAGAAAAAAATTGCGGCACAATACGAAATAGTGATAAAAGAATATGAAAAAAAATCTCAGGAGACAGGAATTAAAATTGTGCGTATAGATGCGACTGACAGCATTGAAAATATCTCTAATACGATAAAAAAATATTTCCGATAA
- a CDS encoding cysteine desulfurase family protein, giving the protein MDYKKHYFDWAATSPADEDILNEAVKISLENWGNPSGSNTVGKKAKTILEEARSTAAKALGVKPDTIYFTSGGTESNQIPLLAVMSKPLKGTVLISSIEHPAVKAQAEAMKHCGWNVVEIPSNTDGIIEPEAVTSLLTNDTMIVAVMAVNNETGSIQPIYEIADAITKACEGKRRPKFHVDCVQAVGKISIDLNYKGIDSAALSSHKICGPRGIGILYMKDSIEPFLRGGGQEKGIRSGTENVLGAVAFSKCLLRYFNKDNSAQKAKTDEFIEQLSKLPGCTIVPPSRIEKKDLFSPFIVQAAFAHIPGNVMLRSLDAIGFYISTGSACSSKKNSRPVLEAMHVPSEIRETAVRFSFGQHTTPQAIDELYDAILSVTKQFNR; this is encoded by the coding sequence ATGGATTATAAAAAGCACTATTTTGACTGGGCAGCAACAAGCCCTGCCGATGAAGACATATTAAACGAAGCAGTTAAAATCTCTCTCGAAAACTGGGGAAATCCTTCAGGCTCAAATACAGTCGGGAAAAAAGCAAAAACAATTCTAGAAGAAGCGCGTTCGACAGCAGCAAAAGCGCTCGGAGTAAAACCAGATACAATCTACTTTACTTCGGGCGGAACAGAAAGCAACCAGATTCCACTTCTCGCTGTCATGTCAAAACCGCTAAAAGGCACTGTTTTAATAAGTTCAATCGAACACCCGGCGGTAAAAGCTCAAGCAGAGGCGATGAAACACTGCGGCTGGAATGTCGTTGAAATTCCTTCAAATACTGACGGAATTATTGAGCCCGAAGCAGTTACATCACTTCTCACAAACGACACAATGATTGTTGCTGTCATGGCAGTAAACAATGAAACAGGTTCTATTCAGCCGATATATGAAATTGCAGATGCCATAACTAAAGCATGCGAAGGTAAACGCCGTCCGAAATTTCACGTTGACTGTGTTCAAGCTGTCGGAAAAATCAGCATAGACTTAAATTACAAAGGAATTGACAGCGCAGCGCTTAGTTCACACAAAATCTGTGGTCCTCGCGGAATAGGCATTCTCTATATGAAAGACTCAATTGAACCTTTTTTGCGCGGCGGCGGACAAGAAAAAGGTATCAGAAGCGGCACTGAAAATGTTCTCGGAGCTGTTGCATTTTCAAAATGTCTTTTGCGGTATTTCAACAAAGACAATTCGGCACAAAAAGCAAAAACAGATGAATTTATTGAACAACTTTCAAAGCTCCCCGGATGCACAATAGTGCCGCCATCTCGCATTGAAAAAAAAGATTTATTTTCTCCGTTTATAGTTCAGGCAGCGTTTGCACATATTCCGGGCAACGTTATGCTTCGTTCGCTTGACGCAATCGGTTTTTACATTTCGACAGGAAGTGCCTGCTCTTCTAAAAAAAACTCGAGACCTGTCCTAGAAGCAATGCATGTCCCATCTGAAATTCGTGAGACAGCGGTGCGTTTCAGTTTTGGGCAGCACACAACTCCGCAGGCAATAGACGAATTGTATGACGCAATTTTGTCTGTCACAAAACAGTTTAACAGATGA
- a CDS encoding phosphoribosyltransferase, with protein sequence MNKEFLPYDVVRNNALKLAHKIYKDGFIPDVIYCSLRGGAYMANVISEYFKIVAKKEHFHPVLYAGVVARSYSDVAQHTKVYIDGWTYPPENLRPGDKVLLIDDIFDSGRTINCLVETLMNTRGMPREDIKVVVHDYKYYRYLTEQLPIHPDYFCRKLIIESPEQNNWIHYMSHELVGLTKEELEKNYYSHDPELKVVLGPFFEL encoded by the coding sequence ATGAACAAAGAATTTCTTCCCTACGACGTAGTGCGCAATAATGCATTAAAACTTGCACATAAAATATATAAAGATGGATTTATTCCGGATGTAATATATTGTTCTTTACGCGGCGGTGCGTATATGGCAAATGTAATCAGCGAATACTTTAAAATTGTTGCAAAAAAAGAACACTTTCATCCTGTTCTTTACGCGGGAGTTGTTGCCCGTTCATATTCAGATGTTGCACAGCACACAAAAGTTTACATAGACGGATGGACATATCCTCCTGAAAACCTTAGACCGGGAGACAAAGTTTTGTTGATTGACGACATTTTTGACTCAGGACGCACAATCAACTGCCTTGTTGAAACTCTTATGAACACACGCGGCATGCCACGAGAAGACATCAAAGTTGTTGTTCACGATTATAAATATTACAGATATTTAACTGAGCAGCTTCCTATCCATCCTGACTATTTCTGCCGAAAACTCATAATTGAAAGTCCGGAACAAAACAACTGGATTCACTATATGAGCCACGAGCTTGTAGGGCTGACAAAAGAAGAATTGGAAAAAAATTATTATTCACACGATCCTGAATTAAAAGTAGTTTTAGGACCGTTCTTTGAATTGTAA
- a CDS encoding 3-dehydroquinate synthase family protein, translating into MAEEKLFISYPSISPGTKKSEISFISGVPNLNSIFEHDNNSDKPDDKAYIGNTPRRFFVTDVTVSKLDCMSNFISKFNDGAYGDDRLIILESGEHYKTIESVLKIVTAAVNAGFTRNDVFVGIGGGVVCDITSFAASIFKRGASVQLIPTTLLAMVDASIGGKTGCDFDNYKNIIGTFFPASKIFIFPEFVDYLPENQYNSGLAEAFKTALLFDKELYNLFKDNADKINRRDKYILEFMIKRCVAEKCKIVEQDFTEKGIRATLNLGHTFGHALETVAGLGSITHGYAVAWGIGRSVELAYKKNYCAEAFRDEVFEILKKYGWATGAIPKIVIGERAGERLIFVMHNDKKNITNKVRLIIQKGVCDTVIEETDDQDILSVLK; encoded by the coding sequence ATGGCAGAAGAAAAGTTGTTTATTTCTTATCCTTCGATTAGTCCGGGCACAAAAAAATCAGAAATTTCATTTATTTCGGGTGTTCCAAACTTAAATTCAATTTTTGAACATGATAACAATTCAGATAAGCCGGATGATAAAGCTTACATCGGCAACACTCCGCGCAGATTTTTTGTCACAGATGTTACGGTTTCAAAACTCGACTGCATGAGCAATTTTATTTCTAAATTCAACGACGGCGCTTATGGTGACGACCGGCTTATAATTCTCGAATCAGGAGAGCATTACAAGACAATTGAAAGCGTATTAAAAATTGTGACTGCTGCCGTAAACGCAGGTTTCACGCGCAATGATGTTTTTGTCGGAATCGGTGGTGGTGTTGTATGCGACATAACATCATTTGCTGCATCAATTTTTAAACGAGGTGCATCTGTTCAGCTTATTCCAACGACACTGCTTGCGATGGTAGATGCGTCTATCGGCGGTAAAACCGGCTGCGACTTTGACAATTACAAAAACATAATCGGGACGTTTTTTCCTGCATCAAAAATTTTCATTTTCCCAGAATTTGTCGATTATCTTCCTGAAAACCAGTACAACTCAGGGCTTGCAGAAGCATTTAAAACAGCGCTCCTTTTTGACAAAGAGCTTTACAATTTATTTAAAGACAATGCAGATAAAATCAACAGGCGAGACAAATATATTCTTGAGTTTATGATAAAAAGATGCGTCGCCGAAAAATGTAAAATCGTAGAGCAGGATTTTACTGAAAAAGGAATTCGTGCAACACTGAACCTCGGTCATACTTTCGGTCATGCGCTCGAAACAGTTGCAGGACTTGGCAGCATAACTCACGGCTACGCTGTTGCTTGGGGAATCGGGCGCTCTGTAGAACTGGCATATAAAAAAAATTACTGTGCAGAGGCGTTTCGCGACGAAGTTTTTGAAATCCTTAAAAAATACGGCTGGGCAACCGGCGCAATCCCAAAAATTGTAATAGGAGAAAGAGCCGGAGAGCGCCTTATTTTCGTCATGCACAACGACAAGAAAAACATCACGAACAAGGTCAGACTTATAATACAAAAAGGAGTTTGTGACACTGTGATTGAAGAGACAGATGATCAAGATATTCTTTCTGTTTTAAAATAG